The Hemibagrus wyckioides isolate EC202008001 linkage group LG10, SWU_Hwy_1.0, whole genome shotgun sequence genome includes a window with the following:
- the dbt gene encoding lipoamide acyltransferase component of branched-chain alpha-keto acid dehydrogenase complex, mitochondrial — MAALITVRGSFSFMRRLVTVQHLHKCCYSKLQTLSVPHTHHVYSSNTLHQHRFFRTGYAAAGQILQFKLSDIGEGIREVTVKEWYVKEGDRVSQFDSICEVQSDKASVTITSRYDGVIRKLHYDVDSIALVGKPLVDIETDGGPAGAPEEDVMETPAVSQEEHTHQEIKGHRTQATPAVRRIAMENNIKLSEVVGTGKDGRILKEDILNFIAKQTGAILPPTPFQEIQPPPPTPPPAARPKETKPVSIPIPVIPRPVFTGKDRTEPLKGFHKAMVKTMTAALKIPHFGYKDEVDLSQLVRLRSELKDVVEPRGVKLSYMPFFIKAASLALHHFPILNASIDEACQNITYKAAHNIGLAMDTPQGLLVPNIKNVQMLSLFEIATELNRLQALGVSGQLGTTDLTGGTFTLSNIGSIGGTYAKPVILPPEVAIGAIGKIQVLPRFNSKDEVVKAHIMYVSWSADHRIIDGATMCRFSNLWRSYLENPASMMLDLK, encoded by the exons ATGGCGGCGCTCATTACAGTGAGGGGTTCATTCTCGTTTATGAGACGCTTG GTCACTGTCCAGCATCTGCACAAGTGTTGTTACTCTAAACTTCAGACCCTttctgtaccacacacacaccatgtatacTCCAGCAACACTTTGCATCAGCACAGATTTTTCCGTACTGGCTATG CTGCAGCAGGGCAAATTTTGCAGTTCAAGCTGTCAGATATCGGGGAGGGAATTAGGGAGGTGACTGTAAAAGAATG GTATGTGAAGGAAGGTGACCGAGTGTCTCAGTTTGATAGCATCTGTGAAGTCCAGAGTGACAAAGCATCGGTTACAATCACCAGCCGCTACGATGGAGTCATCCGCAAACTCCATTACGATGTCGATTCTATTGCATTAGTGGGCAAGCCTTTAGTTGATATTGAAACTGATGGAGGACCCG CTGGTGCTCCAGAGGAGGATGTGATGGAAACACCAGCAGTGTCACAGGAAGAACACACTCACCAGGAAATTAAAGGCCACAGGACACAGGCCACACCTGCAGTGCGACGCATAGCCATGGAGAACAAT ATCAAGCTCAGTGAAGTTGTCGGGACTGGAAAGGACGGACGCATTCTCAAAGAAGACATCCTGAACTTCATAGCCAAGCAGACTGGAGCCATCCTACCCCCTACCCCCTTCCAGGAGATCCAGCCTCCTCCTCCCACACCTCCTCCAGCTGCCAGGCCCAAAGAGACGAAGCCTGTGAGCATCCCTATACCCGTCATCCCGAGGCCAGTGTTTACAGGCAAAGACCGCACCGAGCCACTTAAAG GTTTTCACAAGGCCATGGTGAAGACGATGACAGCAGCTCTGAAGATCCCACACTTTGGGTATAAGGATGAAGTGGACCTCAGCCAACTGGTGCGTCTTCGCTCTGAGCTGAAGGATGTGGTTGAGCCTCGGGGAGTGAAGCTTAGCTACATGCCGTTCTTCATCAAG gcaGCATCACTTGCTCTCCACCATTTCCCCATCTTGAATGCCTCCATTGATGAAGCATGCCAGAATATCACCTACAAG GCTGCACACAACATTGGTCTGGCCATGGATACACCCCAGGGTCTGCTGGTGCCCAATATAAAGAACGTACAGATGCTCAGTCTGTTTGAAATTGCCACAGAGCTCAATAGACTACAGGCTTTGGGCGTATCCGGGCAGCTTGGCACAACGGACCTTACTGGGGGAACATTTACACTCTCCAACATCGGCTCA ATTGGGGGTACTTATGCAAAGCCAGTGATTCTACCACCAGAGGTTGCAATCGGTGCTATTGGGAAAATCCAG GTTTTACCCCGCTTCAACTCCAAGGATGAGGTTGTGAAAGCACACATCATGTATGTGAGCTGGTCTGCAGATCACAGAATCATTGACGGGGCTACAATGTGTCGTTTCTCCAACCTGTGGAGGTCTTATCTGGAGAACCCAGCCTCCATGATGCTGGAT
- the rtca gene encoding RNA 3'-terminal phosphate cyclase — MAATAFEMDGSVMEGGGQILRISAALSCIQGSSLKINKIRAGRSTPGLRPQHLSGLELLRDMCDGNLEGATVGSSEISLTPGKIKCGNHIADTQTAGSVGLLLQVSLPCALFTEGPSELCLKGGTNAEMAPQIDYTLKVFKPIAERFGVQFDCDLRMRGYYPKGGGEVVVKVNPVKELSPINLTERGNITKIYGRAFVAGVLPFKLAKDMSAAAVRTIRKEIKDLYINIQSLQEKEKACGNGNGIIIIAESSTGCIFAGSSLGKKGVYADKVGIEAAEMLLRNIRHNGCVDEFLQDQLIIFMALAKGTSRMRTGPITLHTQTAIHVAEQLTKAKFAIHKADDEHANNDTYIIECQGVGATNSHL; from the exons ATGGCCGCAACGGCGTTTGAAATGGACGGAAGTGTAATGGAAGGG GGAGGACAGATCCTGAGGATTTCAGCTGCACTCAGTTGTATCCAAGGCTCTTCtctaaaaatcaacaaaatccGTGCAGGAAGGAGCACTCCGGGGTTAAG GCCTCAACATCTGTCAGGCTTGGAGCTACTGAGGGACATGTGTGATGGGAATCTGGAGGGAGCCACTGTGGGATCCTCAGAGATCTCACTGACTCCCGGGAAGATCAAGTGTGGGAATCACATTGCTGATACACAGACTGCTGG gaGTGTGGGGCTTCTGCTGCAGGTCTCACTCCCCTGTGCACTGTTCACTGAAGGACCTTCAGAGCTCTGTTTGAAAGGAGGAACCAATGCAGAGATGGCTCCCCAGATCGATTACACACTCAAg GTGTTCAAACCCATTGCCGAGAGATTTGGTGTGCAATTTGACTGTGATTTAAGAATGAG AGGTTATTACCCCAAGGGTGGTGGAGAAGTGGTGGTAAAGGTGAACCCTGTGAAAGAGCTGAGTCCCATCAACCTGACTGAGAGAGGAAACATCACAAAGATCTATGGCCGGGCCTTTGTGGCTGGAGTGCTGCCTTTCAAG CTGGCGAAGGACATGTCTGCGGCAGCCGTGCGGACTATCCGAAAAGAGATAAAAGATCTTTACATCAATATACAGTCTCTGCAAGAGAAGGAGAAGGCCTGTGGAAACGGGAATGGCATAAT AATCATTGCAGAGTCTTCTACAGGCTGTATCTTTGCTGGGTCATCTCTTGGGAAAAAAG GTGTTTATGCAGATAAAGTTGGCATCGAGGCAGCTGAGATGCTCCTGAGGAACATCAGACACAACGGCTGTGTGGACGAGTTTTTGCAAGACCAG CTGATTATCTTCATGGCCTTGGCTAAGGGCACGTCCCGGATGCGCACTGGACcaatcactctacacacacagacagccattCATGTGGCAGAGCAGCTCACTAAG GCGAAGTTCGCGATTCATAAAGCAGATGACGAACATGCCAACAATGACACCTACATTATTGAGTGCCAGGGCGTGGGTGCCACCAACTCCCACCTGTGA